In Streptomyces longhuiensis, the following proteins share a genomic window:
- a CDS encoding TetR/AcrR family transcriptional regulator yields the protein MTSGRADTNRRRILDVALAELLRDPDASMDQIARAAGVVRRTVYGHFPSREALVAALVDDAVVAVEAAQTEGRAGVSDPAEAVARSLLAVWEVADRYRLLVALAQRAVTVEGIRARLSPVRDSCTELLQQGLESGEFISPLPPPALAYVHEQVLFGLLEAVNDGLVPAEEAGRSAAVTVLTAAGVPASRATELVARID from the coding sequence GTGACTTCAGGCCGAGCCGATACCAACCGCCGCCGCATCCTCGACGTCGCCCTCGCCGAGCTGCTGCGCGACCCCGACGCGTCCATGGACCAGATCGCCAGGGCCGCGGGCGTCGTCAGGCGTACGGTCTACGGGCACTTCCCCAGCCGCGAGGCGCTCGTCGCCGCGCTGGTCGACGACGCCGTCGTCGCGGTCGAGGCCGCGCAGACCGAGGGGCGCGCGGGCGTGAGCGACCCGGCCGAGGCGGTGGCCCGCTCACTGCTCGCCGTGTGGGAGGTCGCCGACCGCTACCGCCTGCTGGTCGCGCTCGCGCAGCGCGCCGTCACCGTCGAGGGCATCCGAGCCAGGCTCAGCCCGGTCCGCGACAGCTGCACCGAACTGCTCCAACAGGGCCTGGAATCGGGCGAGTTCATCTCTCCCCTGCCGCCGCCGGCCCTCGCGTACGTCCATGAGCAGGTGCTGTTCGGGCTGCTCGAAGCGGTCAACGACGGGCTGGTCCCAGCAGAAGAGGCGGGCCGCTCCGCCGCGGTCACCGTACTGACCGCGGCGGGCGTACCCGCCTCACGCGCCACCGAACTGGTGGCCAGGATCGACTGA
- a CDS encoding DHA2 family efflux MFS transporter permease subunit codes for MRLVMKEPVERMDRPYARRWWALIVLCLSLLIIVMANTALTVAAPDMTKDLGLTSADLQWVIDGYTVPYAALMLLLGAIGDKYSRRGALVLGLVVFGGGAVAGSLVDSSTGVIAARAVMGVGAAMIMPATLSLLAATFPRAERAKAIVLWTATAGLAIAAGPLVAGALLRDHGWSSTFLINVPVAAVALVGALVLVPPSKAAHQHRIDYVGGLLSVVWVGALVYMIIEGPHFGWGAKAIGAAVVAGVALVAFVLWELRHPRPVLDVRRFTDRRFSGSNLAVALFFLAVFGAFYYLTQHLQFVLGYDALATGVRMLPLAGAVFVGSALTGYLTPRIGMKITVTAGMVGGTAALALLTRVDATSSYGDFVLPLVILGLAIGLALSPCTDAIMGSFPESELGVGGAVNDTSLELGGSLGIAILGSVLAGSYSSRLADNTAGSKLPADALSTAQDSVGAGYAVAQGIGDQAHKIAEKAAGATSPEQAAQLKAQAEQLAGGARQMADAVGSAFSDAVAHTSVVGAVILGVGTVLVAVLLPRRGERVAEADAAVDPSGAAEPDAAVESDGAAEPDAAVEADASAEPDAEGASVAPEKESAAQSNA; via the coding sequence ATGCGCCTCGTCATGAAGGAACCGGTCGAGAGGATGGACCGGCCGTACGCCCGTCGTTGGTGGGCCCTGATCGTGCTCTGCCTGAGCCTGCTGATCATCGTCATGGCGAACACCGCGCTCACCGTCGCGGCACCCGACATGACCAAGGACCTCGGCCTGACCAGCGCGGACCTCCAGTGGGTCATCGACGGCTACACCGTCCCGTACGCGGCCCTGATGCTGCTGCTCGGCGCGATCGGCGACAAGTACAGCCGGCGCGGGGCGCTCGTCCTCGGCCTCGTCGTCTTCGGCGGCGGCGCCGTCGCGGGCTCGCTCGTCGACAGCTCCACCGGCGTCATCGCGGCCCGCGCGGTGATGGGCGTCGGCGCGGCCATGATCATGCCCGCCACGCTGTCGCTGCTCGCGGCCACCTTCCCGCGCGCCGAGCGCGCCAAGGCCATCGTGCTGTGGACCGCCACCGCGGGCCTCGCCATCGCGGCCGGGCCGCTGGTCGCCGGGGCGCTCCTGCGCGACCACGGCTGGTCGTCGACGTTCCTGATCAACGTGCCCGTGGCCGCCGTCGCCCTCGTCGGCGCCCTCGTCCTCGTACCGCCGTCCAAGGCCGCCCACCAGCACCGCATCGACTACGTCGGCGGACTGCTCTCCGTCGTCTGGGTCGGTGCCCTCGTCTACATGATCATCGAGGGGCCGCACTTCGGCTGGGGCGCCAAGGCGATCGGCGCCGCGGTCGTCGCGGGCGTGGCCCTGGTGGCCTTCGTCCTGTGGGAGCTGCGCCACCCGCGCCCGGTCCTGGACGTCCGCCGCTTCACGGACCGCCGCTTCTCCGGCTCGAACCTCGCGGTCGCCCTCTTCTTCCTCGCGGTCTTCGGCGCCTTCTACTACCTGACCCAGCACCTTCAGTTCGTCCTCGGCTACGACGCGCTGGCCACCGGCGTCCGCATGCTGCCGCTCGCCGGAGCGGTCTTCGTGGGCTCGGCGCTCACGGGGTACCTCACCCCGCGCATCGGCATGAAGATCACGGTGACGGCCGGCATGGTCGGCGGCACCGCGGCCCTCGCCCTCCTCACGCGCGTCGACGCCACGTCCTCGTACGGGGACTTCGTGCTGCCCCTCGTCATCCTCGGCCTCGCGATCGGCCTCGCCCTCTCGCCGTGCACCGACGCGATCATGGGTTCGTTCCCCGAGTCGGAGCTGGGCGTGGGCGGCGCGGTCAACGACACGTCGCTCGAACTCGGCGGCTCACTCGGCATCGCGATCCTCGGCTCGGTCCTGGCCGGCTCGTACTCGTCGCGGCTGGCGGACAACACGGCCGGTTCGAAGCTGCCCGCCGACGCGCTGAGCACCGCGCAGGACTCGGTCGGCGCGGGTTACGCGGTGGCGCAGGGCATCGGGGACCAGGCCCACAAGATCGCCGAGAAGGCGGCGGGCGCGACCAGCCCCGAGCAGGCGGCCCAGCTCAAGGCGCAGGCCGAGCAGCTCGCGGGCGGCGCGCGGCAGATGGCCGACGCGGTGGGCTCCGCGTTCTCGGACGCGGTGGCCCACACGAGCGTCGTCGGCGCGGTGATCCTCGGCGTCGGGACGGTGCTGGTGGCGGTACTGCTGCCGCGGCGGGGAGAGCGGGTGGCGGAGGCGGACGCCGCCGTCGACCCGTCCGGCGCCGCTGAGCCGGATGCTGCTGTCGAGTCGGATGGCGCCGCTGAGCCGGACGCCGCTGTCGAGGCGGATGCCTCCGCCGAGCCGGACGCCGAGGGCGCGTCGGTCGCCCCCGAGAAGGAGTCGGCCGCGCAGAGCAACGCGTAA
- a CDS encoding MerR family transcriptional regulator, producing the protein MRIGELAERAGTSTRTLRYYESRGLLPARRAGNGYRTYDEADLRALRQIRTLQDFGFELEETRPFVECLRAGHPEGDSCPASLAVYRRKLGELDALIGELTAVREKVGAQLERAEEAMGALAGEDPSPRCELGG; encoded by the coding sequence ATGCGCATCGGAGAGCTGGCGGAGCGGGCCGGGACGTCCACGCGGACGCTGAGGTACTACGAGTCGCGCGGGCTGCTGCCCGCGCGGCGCGCGGGCAACGGCTACCGCACGTACGACGAGGCGGACCTGCGGGCCCTGCGGCAGATCAGGACGCTGCAGGACTTCGGTTTCGAGCTGGAGGAGACCCGGCCCTTCGTGGAGTGCCTGCGGGCCGGGCATCCGGAGGGCGACTCGTGCCCGGCCTCGCTCGCGGTGTACCGCCGCAAGCTCGGCGAACTCGATGCGCTGATCGGCGAGTTGACCGCCGTACGGGAGAAGGTCGGCGCGCAGCTGGAGCGCGCCGAAGAGGCCATGGGCGCGCTGGCGGGCGAGGACCCGTCGCCGCGCTGCGAACTGGGAGGGTGA
- the trxA gene encoding thioredoxin, which yields MSTDLRDVTDADFGAEVLGAGRPVLVEFTAEWCGPCRQLAPVLRSVADEERERLDVVVIDVDRNPETAVRYGVLSMPTLMVFKDGEPVWSRVGARPKRRLLEELAEVV from the coding sequence GTGAGCACGGATCTGAGGGACGTCACGGACGCGGACTTCGGCGCGGAGGTGCTGGGGGCCGGGAGGCCGGTCCTGGTGGAGTTCACCGCCGAGTGGTGCGGGCCGTGCCGGCAGCTCGCGCCGGTGCTTCGCTCCGTCGCGGACGAGGAACGGGAGCGGCTCGACGTCGTGGTCATCGACGTGGACCGCAACCCGGAGACCGCGGTGCGCTACGGGGTGCTGTCGATGCCGACGCTCATGGTCTTCAAGGACGGCGAGCCGGTGTGGTCGCGGGTCGGGGCACGCCCGAAGCGGCGACTGCTGGAGGAATTGGCGGAGGTCGTCTGA
- a CDS encoding HelD family protein, with amino-acid sequence MQKEQEFIDRLYARVDVLRGDAAESVTDALTPVGTGQQARLERDLLVVERSGLLAALNAVDGSLCFGRIDLTEKAGGTAHHIGRIGIREDDSEHTPILVDWRAPVARPFYLATGHTPMGIRRRRHLTTEGRTVTELHDEILDLSDEERTGFEDPTGDAVLLAALNSARTGRMGDIVQTIQAEQDRIIRHSHRGVLVVEGGPGTGKTAVALHRAAFLLYEQRELLAKRAVLIVGPNPAFLGYIGEVLPALGETGVLLASLGELFPGVHATAEDTPHAAAVKGAEAMVDALALAVRDRQQLPEPGAPMVVRHDDGDLILDWEIAYEARQAARDTLLPHNLARPHFAFRIIDALTAQLAERIGADPYGGPNFLGPDDLAQIGKGVAASAEVHAAIEELWPRLTPQDLVADFLAEPVQLAGEDAKAIRRDVTGPADWTPADVPLLDEAAELIGVDDSAERALAEAARQERIAYAQGVLELSRGSETYEFEDEEDSEVLAAHDIVDAERVADWYEEEDHRSAAERAAADRTWAFGHIIVDEAQELSPMAWRLLMRRSPTRSMTLVGDPAQTAEEAGVGSWEKILAPYVEDRWEHTRLGVNYRTPSEIMDVAAAVLRAEHPGFEPPSSVRSTGVRPWARAADDVVKAVAEEAVAATPEEGRLAVIAPRRLHAALAAVLPDVVAGGEPDLTKHLVLLDPRQAKGLEFDRVLVVEPGEYGVSDLYVALTRATQTLGVVHGGELPESLRGVLEPVPSSPPAA; translated from the coding sequence TTGCAGAAAGAGCAGGAATTCATCGACCGGCTTTACGCGCGTGTCGATGTACTGCGCGGCGACGCCGCGGAGTCGGTCACGGACGCCCTGACACCGGTCGGCACCGGCCAGCAGGCGCGGCTCGAAAGGGATCTCCTCGTCGTCGAGCGTTCCGGCCTGCTCGCCGCGCTGAACGCGGTCGACGGTTCGCTGTGCTTCGGCCGGATCGATCTCACCGAAAAGGCGGGCGGCACCGCGCATCACATCGGGCGCATCGGAATTCGCGAGGACGACAGCGAGCACACCCCGATTCTGGTCGACTGGCGCGCGCCGGTCGCCCGCCCCTTCTATCTCGCCACCGGGCACACGCCCATGGGCATCAGGCGGCGCCGCCACCTCACCACCGAGGGCCGCACCGTCACCGAGCTGCACGACGAGATCCTCGACCTGAGTGACGAGGAGCGCACCGGGTTCGAGGACCCGACCGGCGACGCCGTGCTGCTCGCCGCCCTGAACTCGGCCCGCACCGGCCGCATGGGCGACATCGTGCAGACCATCCAGGCCGAGCAGGACCGGATCATCCGCCACTCGCACCGCGGTGTCCTCGTGGTGGAGGGCGGCCCCGGCACGGGCAAGACCGCGGTGGCGCTGCACCGGGCGGCGTTCCTCCTGTACGAGCAGCGCGAGCTCCTCGCCAAGCGGGCCGTGCTCATCGTCGGCCCGAACCCCGCCTTCCTCGGCTACATCGGCGAGGTCCTGCCCGCGCTCGGCGAGACCGGTGTGCTGCTCGCGTCGCTCGGCGAGCTGTTCCCCGGCGTGCACGCCACCGCCGAGGACACCCCCCACGCCGCCGCCGTCAAGGGCGCCGAGGCCATGGTGGACGCCCTCGCGCTCGCCGTGCGTGACCGGCAGCAGCTGCCCGAGCCCGGCGCCCCGATGGTCGTCCGGCACGACGACGGTGACCTGATCCTCGACTGGGAGATCGCCTACGAGGCCCGGCAGGCGGCCCGCGACACGCTCCTGCCGCACAACCTCGCCCGCCCCCACTTCGCCTTCCGGATCATCGACGCGCTCACGGCCCAGCTCGCGGAGCGCATCGGCGCCGACCCGTACGGCGGGCCCAACTTCCTCGGTCCCGACGACCTCGCCCAGATCGGCAAGGGCGTCGCCGCCAGCGCCGAAGTGCACGCCGCCATCGAGGAGTTGTGGCCCCGGCTCACCCCGCAGGACCTCGTCGCGGACTTCCTGGCCGAGCCCGTGCAGCTGGCCGGCGAGGACGCGAAGGCGATCCGGCGGGACGTGACGGGGCCGGCGGACTGGACCCCCGCCGACGTTCCGCTCCTCGACGAGGCCGCCGAGCTGATCGGCGTCGACGACAGCGCCGAGCGCGCCCTGGCCGAGGCGGCGCGCCAGGAGCGGATCGCCTACGCGCAGGGCGTCCTCGAACTCTCGCGCGGCTCCGAGACGTACGAGTTCGAGGACGAGGAGGACTCCGAGGTACTCGCCGCGCACGACATCGTCGACGCCGAGCGGGTCGCCGACTGGTACGAGGAGGAGGACCACCGCAGCGCCGCCGAGCGCGCGGCGGCCGACCGGACCTGGGCGTTCGGGCACATCATCGTCGACGAGGCGCAGGAGCTGTCGCCCATGGCGTGGCGGCTGCTGATGCGGCGTTCGCCGACGCGGTCCATGACACTGGTCGGCGACCCCGCGCAGACCGCCGAGGAGGCCGGCGTCGGATCGTGGGAGAAGATCCTCGCGCCGTACGTCGAGGACCGCTGGGAGCACACCCGGCTCGGCGTCAACTACCGCACGCCGTCCGAGATCATGGATGTGGCGGCGGCCGTGCTGCGCGCCGAGCACCCCGGCTTCGAGCCGCCGTCCTCGGTCCGCTCGACGGGCGTGCGCCCCTGGGCGCGCGCGGCCGACGACGTCGTGAAGGCCGTGGCCGAGGAGGCCGTCGCGGCGACGCCCGAGGAGGGGCGGCTCGCGGTGATCGCCCCCCGCCGGCTGCACGCGGCGCTCGCCGCCGTGCTGCCGGACGTCGTGGCGGGCGGCGAGCCCGACCTCACCAAGCACCTGGTGCTGCTCGACCCCCGCCAGGCCAAGGGGCTCGAGTTCGACCGCGTACTGGTCGTGGAGCCCGGCGAGTACGGCGTCAGCGACCTCTACGTCGCGCTGACCCGGGCCACCCAGACCCTCGGCGTCGTGCACGGCGGGGAGCTGCCCGAGTCCCTGCGCGGCGTGCTGGAGCCTGTCCCGAGTTCCCCGCCTGCGGCGTGA
- the glgB gene encoding 1,4-alpha-glucan branching enzyme, whose product MTHDPSRSTPPTPVTAAPAPTPAADRDRLLAGTHHDPHSTLGAHPTPTGTAFRALRPYARTVTVAADGLRVLLHDDGDGFFSGLVDLPAPPDAYRLLVTYEGADHETPDAYGLLPALSEFDLHLIGEGRHEQLWQALGAHPMTHQGITGTRFTVWAPNAQGVCVVGDFNYWNGTGHPMRSLGSTGIWELFVPSIGEGELYKFEITRPDGSKTMRADPLARRTEVPPANSSVIDASHHTWHDDAWMAGRATPVAHEAPFSVYEIHLASWRPGLTYRQLAEQLPRYVADLGFTHVELMPVAEHPFGGSWGYQVTGFYAPTARMGTPDDFRHLVDALHQAGIGVLMDWVPAHFPRDDWALAEFDGRTLYEHEDPLRAAHPDWGTLEFDYGRKEVRNFLVANAVYWCEEFHIDGLRVDAVASMLYLDYSREHGQWTPNEYGGRENLDAVEFLQEMNATLYRRIPGVVTIAEESTAWDGVTRATHHIGPGGFGGLGFGLKWNMGWMHDSLGYVSHDPVHRSYHHDEMTFSMVYAYSENYVLPISHDEVVHGKKALVSKMPGDWWQQRATHRAYLGFMWSHPGKQLLFMGQEFAQGAEWSEAHGPDWWLLDPSYPAEPDHRGVRDLTRDLNAVYRGEPALWQRDMDPAGFEWIVGDAAQDNVFAYLRRAADGSPLLSVSNFSPVVRHEYRLGAPDDVPAWHEVLNTDAARYGGGGVGNPDPVKPDAQGAHGRPASVRLTLPPLATVWLRPA is encoded by the coding sequence GTGACGCACGACCCCTCCCGCTCCACACCTCCGACACCCGTCACCGCCGCCCCGGCCCCCACCCCCGCCGCCGACCGCGACCGCCTCCTCGCCGGCACCCACCACGACCCGCACTCCACGCTGGGCGCGCACCCCACGCCCACCGGCACGGCATTCAGGGCGCTGCGCCCGTACGCCCGCACGGTCACCGTCGCGGCGGACGGCCTCAGGGTCCTGCTGCACGACGACGGCGACGGCTTCTTCTCGGGCCTCGTCGACCTGCCCGCGCCCCCGGACGCGTACCGCCTCCTGGTCACCTACGAGGGCGCCGACCACGAGACCCCGGACGCGTACGGGCTGCTGCCCGCGCTCTCCGAGTTCGACCTGCACCTGATCGGCGAGGGCCGGCACGAGCAGCTGTGGCAGGCGCTCGGCGCGCACCCCATGACGCATCAGGGCATCACCGGCACCCGCTTCACCGTCTGGGCGCCCAACGCCCAAGGGGTGTGCGTCGTGGGCGACTTCAACTACTGGAACGGGACGGGCCACCCGATGCGCTCGCTGGGCTCCACGGGGATCTGGGAGCTCTTCGTGCCGTCGATCGGCGAGGGTGAGCTGTACAAGTTCGAGATCACCCGCCCGGACGGCTCGAAGACGATGCGCGCGGACCCGCTGGCCCGCCGCACGGAAGTCCCGCCCGCCAACTCCTCCGTCATCGACGCGTCGCACCACACCTGGCACGACGACGCGTGGATGGCCGGCCGCGCCACGCCGGTCGCGCACGAGGCCCCTTTCTCGGTCTACGAGATCCACCTCGCGTCCTGGCGCCCCGGCCTCACCTACCGCCAGCTCGCCGAGCAACTTCCCCGCTATGTGGCCGACTTGGGGTTCACGCACGTAGAGCTGATGCCGGTGGCCGAGCACCCCTTCGGCGGGTCGTGGGGCTACCAGGTCACCGGCTTCTACGCCCCGACCGCCCGCATGGGCACGCCGGACGACTTCCGGCATCTCGTCGACGCGCTGCACCAGGCGGGCATCGGCGTCCTCATGGACTGGGTGCCGGCCCACTTCCCGCGCGACGACTGGGCGCTCGCCGAGTTCGACGGCCGCACCCTGTACGAGCACGAGGACCCGCTGCGCGCCGCCCACCCCGACTGGGGCACTCTCGAGTTCGACTACGGCCGCAAGGAGGTCCGCAACTTCCTCGTGGCCAACGCCGTGTACTGGTGCGAGGAGTTCCACATCGACGGCCTGCGGGTCGACGCGGTCGCCTCGATGCTCTACCTGGACTACTCACGCGAGCACGGGCAGTGGACCCCGAACGAGTACGGCGGCCGGGAGAACCTGGACGCGGTCGAGTTCCTCCAGGAGATGAACGCGACGCTGTACCGCAGGATCCCCGGCGTCGTGACGATCGCCGAGGAGTCGACGGCATGGGACGGCGTGACCCGGGCGACCCACCACATCGGGCCGGGCGGCTTCGGGGGGCTCGGCTTCGGCCTGAAGTGGAACATGGGCTGGATGCACGACTCGCTCGGCTACGTGTCCCACGACCCGGTCCACCGCAGCTACCACCACGACGAGATGACCTTCTCGATGGTGTACGCGTACAGCGAGAACTACGTCCTGCCGATCTCGCACGACGAAGTGGTGCACGGCAAGAAGGCCCTGGTGTCCAAGATGCCGGGCGACTGGTGGCAGCAGCGGGCCACCCACCGCGCCTACCTGGGCTTCATGTGGTCCCACCCGGGCAAGCAACTCCTGTTCATGGGCCAGGAGTTCGCGCAGGGAGCCGAGTGGTCGGAGGCGCACGGACCGGACTGGTGGCTGCTCGACCCGTCGTACCCGGCGGAGCCCGACCACCGCGGTGTCCGGGACCTCACCCGCGACCTGAACGCCGTCTACCGGGGCGAACCGGCGCTCTGGCAGCGGGACATGGACCCGGCGGGCTTCGAGTGGATCGTCGGTGACGCGGCGCAGGACAACGTGTTCGCGTACCTGCGCCGCGCCGCCGACGGCAGCCCGCTCCTGTCGGTGTCCAACTTCTCGCCGGTGGTCCGCCACGAGTACCGCCTCGGCGCCCCCGACGACGTACCGGCCTGGCACGAGGTCCTCAACACCGACGCGGCCCGTTACGGCGGCGGCGGCGTCGGGAACCCGGACCCGGTCAAGCCGGACGCCCAGGGTGCCCACGGGCGTCCGGCAAGTGTCCGGCTCACGCTGCCGCCGCTCGCGACGGTGTGGCTCAGGCCCGCGTGA
- a CDS encoding maltokinase N-terminal cap-like domain-containing protein, translating to MPDAVTRTGPTARPELLASLDPLLRAWLPRQRWFAGRTAPALTLLAATDLLPATARQPGLIHALLRIEPTQDTYQLLLGVRESLPPYLAPALIGHVTQGPLAGRTVYEALLDPRLTDLLLERLRHPGRLDGLRFAHDGETPIPPGLAPRPLDAEQSNSSIIYGDTFILKVFRRVTPGLNPDLELQRALADEGCARALAPVAWFETTDGDPLSLGLLQPYLTGATDGWDLALGELSKGQDFRHEARELGRATAEIHLALAHALPTVTLGRAHTVQLAQSMKDRLDKAARAVPALHPYAPALHTAFDALAADTTPRTAQRVHGDLHLGQCLRSPAGAWSVIDFEGEPSRPLPERRLPHPPARDVAGMLRSFDYAARTNRPWAPDWARRCRDAYCAGYAQAAGDDPRTDPVLLRAYETDKAVYEAVYEAHHRPDWLSIPLSAIERLAAEASGMPRPRPEDAAPQHPMPTPSQEATP from the coding sequence ATGCCGGATGCCGTCACCCGAACCGGCCCGACCGCGCGACCCGAGTTGCTCGCCTCGCTCGATCCGCTCCTGCGTGCGTGGCTGCCCCGGCAGCGCTGGTTCGCGGGCAGAACAGCACCCGCCCTCACCCTGCTCGCCGCCACGGACCTGCTGCCGGCCACGGCACGGCAGCCGGGCCTGATCCACGCCCTCCTGCGCATCGAGCCCACCCAGGACACGTACCAACTCCTGCTGGGCGTACGGGAGTCGCTGCCCCCGTACCTGGCGCCGGCCCTCATCGGCCACGTCACGCAGGGGCCCCTCGCCGGGCGCACGGTCTACGAGGCCCTGCTCGACCCCCGCCTGACGGACCTCCTCCTGGAGCGGCTGCGGCACCCGGGCCGCCTGGACGGACTCCGTTTCGCGCACGACGGCGAGACCCCGATCCCGCCCGGTCTCGCTCCCCGCCCCCTCGACGCGGAGCAGTCCAACTCGTCGATCATTTACGGAGATACGTTCATTCTCAAGGTCTTCCGCCGCGTCACGCCGGGCCTCAATCCGGATCTGGAACTCCAGCGCGCACTGGCCGACGAGGGCTGCGCACGCGCGCTCGCCCCGGTGGCGTGGTTCGAGACGACGGACGGCGACCCGCTCTCGCTCGGCCTGCTCCAGCCCTACCTCACGGGCGCCACGGACGGCTGGGACCTCGCGCTCGGCGAACTGTCCAAGGGGCAGGACTTCCGCCACGAGGCCCGCGAGCTCGGCCGCGCCACGGCCGAGATACACCTCGCCCTGGCGCACGCCCTGCCGACGGTCACCCTGGGCCGCGCCCACACCGTGCAGCTGGCGCAGTCGATGAAGGACCGCCTCGACAAGGCGGCCCGGGCCGTACCGGCGCTCCATCCCTACGCACCCGCGCTGCACACCGCCTTCGACGCCCTCGCCGCCGACACGACCCCCCGCACCGCCCAGCGCGTCCACGGGGACCTGCACCTGGGCCAGTGCCTGCGCTCGCCCGCCGGCGCCTGGTCGGTCATCGACTTCGAGGGCGAGCCCTCACGGCCCCTGCCCGAACGCCGGCTGCCGCACCCGCCCGCCCGGGACGTGGCCGGCATGCTGCGCTCCTTCGACTACGCGGCCCGCACGAACCGGCCGTGGGCGCCGGACTGGGCGCGCCGGTGCCGGGACGCGTACTGCGCGGGCTACGCGCAGGCAGCCGGTGACGACCCGCGCACGGACCCGGTCCTGCTGCGCGCGTACGAGACGGACAAGGCGGTCTACGAAGCCGTCTACGAGGCCCACCACCGGCCGGACTGGCTGTCGATCCCCCTCTCGGCGATCGAGCGCCTCGCCGCGGAGGCCTCCGGCATGCCGCGCCCCCGCCCCGAAGACGCGGCACCGCAGCACCCCATGCCGACCCCGAGCCAGGAGGCCACTCCGTGA
- the treS gene encoding maltose alpha-D-glucosyltransferase, giving the protein MTVNEPVPDTFEDTPAKDRDPDWFKRAVFYEVLVRSFQDSNGDGVGDLKGITAKLDYLQWLGVDCLWLPPFFKSPLRDGGYDVSDYTAVLPEFGDLADFVEFVDAAHQRGMRVIIDFVMNHTSDQHEWFQESRKDPTGPYGDYYVWADDDKQYEDARIIFVDTEASNWTFDPVRKQYYWHRFFSHQPDLNYENPCVQEEIIAALRFWLDLGIDGFRLDAVPYLYAEEGTNCENLPATHELLKRVRKEIDAHYPDTVLLAEANQWPEDVVDYFGDYASGGDECHMAFHFPVMPRIFMAVRRESRYPVSEILAKTPAIPSSCQWGIFLRNHDELTLEMVTDEERDYMYAEYAKDPRMRANIGIRRRLAPLLDNDRNQIELFTALLLSLPGSPILYYGDEIGMGDNIWLGDRDAVRTPMQWTPDRNAGFSSCDPGRLSLPTIMDPVYGYQVTNVEASMSSPSSLLHWTRRMIEIRKQNEAFGLGSYTELPSTNPAVLAFLREYKDDLVLCVHNFSRFAQPTELDLQAFSGSHPVELIGGVRFPAIGELPYLLTLAGHGFYWFRLRKEA; this is encoded by the coding sequence ATGACCGTCAATGAACCCGTCCCGGACACCTTCGAGGACACCCCCGCCAAGGACCGGGATCCCGACTGGTTCAAACGTGCCGTCTTCTACGAGGTCCTCGTCCGCTCCTTCCAGGACAGCAACGGCGACGGCGTGGGCGACCTCAAGGGCATCACCGCGAAACTGGACTATCTCCAGTGGCTCGGCGTGGACTGCCTGTGGTTGCCACCGTTCTTCAAGTCCCCGCTACGGGACGGCGGTTACGACGTCTCGGACTACACGGCGGTCCTGCCGGAGTTCGGTGACCTGGCCGACTTCGTGGAGTTCGTCGACGCGGCGCACCAGCGCGGGATGCGCGTGATCATCGACTTCGTCATGAACCACACGAGCGATCAGCACGAGTGGTTCCAGGAGTCCCGCAAGGACCCCACCGGCCCCTACGGCGACTACTACGTCTGGGCCGACGACGACAAGCAGTACGAGGACGCGCGGATCATCTTCGTCGACACCGAGGCGTCGAACTGGACGTTCGACCCGGTGCGCAAGCAGTACTACTGGCACCGCTTCTTCTCCCACCAGCCGGATCTCAACTACGAGAACCCGTGCGTCCAGGAGGAGATCATCGCGGCCCTGCGCTTCTGGCTGGACCTCGGCATCGACGGCTTCCGGCTCGACGCGGTGCCCTACCTCTACGCCGAGGAGGGGACCAACTGCGAGAACCTGCCGGCCACGCACGAGCTCCTCAAGCGGGTCCGCAAGGAGATCGACGCGCACTACCCGGACACGGTGCTGCTGGCCGAGGCCAACCAGTGGCCTGAGGACGTGGTCGACTACTTCGGCGACTACGCCTCCGGCGGCGACGAGTGCCACATGGCGTTCCACTTCCCGGTCATGCCGCGCATCTTCATGGCGGTGCGCAGGGAGTCGCGCTACCCGGTCTCGGAGATCCTGGCCAAAACGCCTGCCATTCCGTCGAGTTGTCAGTGGGGCATCTTCCTGCGCAACCACGACGAGCTCACGCTCGAGATGGTCACCGACGAAGAGCGCGACTACATGTACGCGGAGTACGCCAAGGACCCGCGGATGCGCGCCAACATCGGCATCCGGCGCCGCCTCGCGCCCCTCCTCGACAACGACCGCAACCAGATCGAGCTGTTCACCGCTCTGCTGCTCTCCCTGCCGGGCTCGCCGATCCTCTACTACGGCGACGAGATCGGCATGGGCGACAACATCTGGCTGGGCGACCGCGACGCCGTGCGCACGCCGATGCAGTGGACACCCGATCGCAACGCGGGTTTCTCGTCCTGCGACCCGGGCCGGCTCTCGCTCCCCACGATCATGGACCCCGTCTACGGCTACCAGGTCACGAACGTGGAAGCGTCCATGTCGTCCCCGTCCTCGCTGCTGCACTGGACGCGCCGGATGATCGAGATCCGCAAGCAGAACGAGGCGTTCGGCCTCGGCTCGTACACCGAACTGCCGTCGACGAACCCGGCGGTGCTCGCGTTCCTGCGCGAGTACAAGGACGACCTCGTCCTGTGCGTGCACAACTTCTCCCGCTTCGCCCAGCCCACCGAACTCGACCTCCAGGCCTTCAGCGGCAGCCACCCGGTCGAGCTGATCGGCGGGGTGCGCTTTCCGGCCATCGGTGAACTGCCCTATCTCCTCACCCTCGCAGGTCACGGCTTCTACTGGTTCCGGCTGCGCAAGGAAGCCTGA